GAGCGAAGGAGTAGGTCACCAGCACGGGCGGGATCGTGTCCTGCGCCCGGGCGGCCAGCGCTGCTCCGAGGACGAGACACGCCACCCGGCAGAGAAATCCGCGGCGGAATCGCAGGCCGCGGGATGGGATCTGCCGCGACGTGCGCATTCCTGTTCACTAGTGCGCCGCAACCGGGAAAACTCTCACAAGAATGCGCCGGATGCATCAGCCGGCCAGGCCCGTTTTCGCGCGCCACACCGCCGCGCGCCCCTCCGCGCGGAACTCCCACCGGACGCCCGCCCCGGCCAGAACCGCCTCGCCGCGGCGAAGTTCCAGCCGCCGGGCGCCAGCCGTTGCCGCCCCCGCGCCTTCCATCACCAGCAGGATCTCCGGTCCGCGCGTCTCCCGCACGGCTGCCGCCCCCTCCAGCACGATCGAGCTCAGCTCGAAGTCCTCCGCCTCCGTGCGGTACACGCGTTCGTCCCCGCCGTCCGGTTCTCCCTCAAGCACCTCCACGGGCCCGTCTTCGAACCGCACCACCCGCAGCAGCTCGGCCACATCCACGTGCTTCGGCGTCAGCCCGCCCCGCAGGACATTGTCCGAGTTCGCCATCAGTTCGACGGTCGTTCCCTGCAGGTACGCGTGCAGCACTCCGGCGGGCTGATACGTCCCCTGCCCCGGCCGCAGCTGCACGAGGTTCAGAAGGAAAATGGAGAAAATCCCGCGGTCGCGCCGTCCGCCGGGCAGGGGAAACTCGCGCGCGGCGCGCAGGGCCCAGTGCTCGGGCGTTTCCGGGGGCCAGGGGCCTGTCTTTTCCAGCCGTTCGAGCAGCTGGTCGAGCAGCTCGTCGACCCGCTCCTGCGGCAGGTGCATGATGTGCGTGTACAGCTCGCGGAGCAGCGCGGCGCGGCGCTGCCGGTCATCCGCGGCTTCGCGCAGACGCGCGGGGAACTCCGGCATGACGCCGCGCGCTTCCGGCCTGCTCTCCATCCACGCGCTGATCTGTTCGAGCGGGCGGAAGCCGTGCAGCATCCAGAACCCGCTCTGCGCCGCGTGCACCTCCGGCTTGTGATTCCGGTCGCGGTAGTTGCGGTGCGGCGCGTGGATCGGAATCCCCAGGGCGTTCTCGCGCTCGAACCCCTCGCACGCCTGCTCGCGCGTCGGGTGCACCTGAATGGACAGCATCCGGCGCGCATCGAGAACCTTGAACAGGAAAGGCAGCGCCGAACCGAAGCGGCGCAGGGCAGCCTCGCCCAGCCAGCCTTGCGGGTCTTCCGCGATCAGCGCGTCCAGCGGGATTCCGCCCCGCTCCGTCTCCGCCAGCGACGGCGCCTTGAGGTGCGCGCCGTACCAGAGCTCGGCGAACGGTTTTCGATCCGGATTGCTCACGCCCAGCAGAGCGGGCAGCGCTTCCGTGCCGCCCCAGTCATAGTGCTGGACCGCCGGGCGGATCTTCACCAGGCGCGGCTCACTCATCAAGCTCCTTCTCCATCCGGCGCAGGATGCCGTCCGGCTCGCGCACGCCCAGCGCGGCAATGGCGTCGGCGCGCTGCTGCGTGTCCGCCACGGCGTAAATGCGGAACTCGTCGGCGTTGCCCGAGGGCCGCAGGTGCGCGATGTCGCCGTTGGAAAACCAGATCCGCAGCCCGTCGGTGGAATCCAGCTTCTCGATGGCGCCGAACCCGTCCTCGCTGCGGAAGAACCGCCCGAGCAACGCCATGACGCCCGGCACGTCGCTGCCATCGGTCGCCTGCGGCGTCAGCTTCTCCAGAATCCGCAGCGCCTTTTCGCGCGGAAACTCGCGAAGCAGCGCGGAGCGCCCGAATCTCTGCGGCAGCCGCTCGAACAGCGCTGCCGGAGAGACACCCTCGCGCGCCGCCGCGGCGAGCACCGTCAGGATCGGCAGAAACGCATCCCGCGTGGGCAGCGCGTCCAGCAGCGCTCCCCCGCGCTCGATCGGGCTGCCGGTGAGAAATCCGCCGTTCGCCTCCCAGCCCACCACGCGCCGCCGCCCTCCAGCCGCCGCGCGCTGCATGCCCGCGATGACATAGGGAGAGCCGATCCGGGTCTTTGGCTCGAGCGCCGCCGCCAGCGGCGAGCGGTCGATCGCGTCATTGGCGCTCACCGGCACCACGACTGCGTCCGCGCCCAGCTCCTGCGCCACGGCGAGCCCCAGCAGATCGCCGGGGTGGAACCGCGCGCGCCCGCCGCTGAAGCTCACGAACAGGGGACGGTCGCTGTCGCCGTCGGTGGAGACGATGGCGCAAACGGGTCCGCGCTGCGACTCGATTTCGCGCGCCGTTTCTTCGAGCCGCCCGAGCAGCTCGTCGCTGATGTTTTCCGTGTCGATGGGGACGAAGGTCTCGCTCCGCCCCGCCGGAATCGCCTCCGCTCCCAGGGCTTCCAGCACTTCCACCAGCAGGTCCCGGCCCACGGCGGAGTGCTGGTAGACCACCACCCGCTGCCCGCGCAGCGGCTGGCCGCGGAAGAAATCGAGATACCGCCGCCGGTACGCGCCCCGGGCCTCGTCCGCAATCTCGGGCAGCGGCAGCGGACCCTGCTTCA
This DNA window, taken from Bryobacteraceae bacterium, encodes the following:
- the manB gene encoding phosphomannomutase, giving the protein MKKTLRERLAYEPVELRFGTSGRRGRVIDLTQLEIWINVRAELEFLKTLPKAQGGIEAGEDVFLAADLRPSSVRFAAEQGGRGEILQAACEAVRAAGCTPVFEGFIPTPALAYYGFGRRRASIMVTGSHIPFDRNGYKLNTSAGELLKEHEGPIGQHVARIRAEVYNAPFEQSPFNEHGMLKQGPLPLPEIADEARGAYRRRYLDFFRGQPLRGQRVVVYQHSAVGRDLLVEVLEALGAEAIPAGRSETFVPIDTENISDELLGRLEETAREIESQRGPVCAIVSTDGDSDRPLFVSFSGGRARFHPGDLLGLAVAQELGADAVVVPVSANDAIDRSPLAAALEPKTRIGSPYVIAGMQRAAAGGRRRVVGWEANGGFLTGSPIERGGALLDALPTRDAFLPILTVLAAAAREGVSPAALFERLPQRFGRSALLREFPREKALRILEKLTPQATDGSDVPGVMALLGRFFRSEDGFGAIEKLDSTDGLRIWFSNGDIAHLRPSGNADEFRIYAVADTQQRADAIAALGVREPDGILRRMEKELDE
- a CDS encoding putative mannose-6-phosphate isomerase ManA, encoding MSEPRLVKIRPAVQHYDWGGTEALPALLGVSNPDRKPFAELWYGAHLKAPSLAETERGGIPLDALIAEDPQGWLGEAALRRFGSALPFLFKVLDARRMLSIQVHPTREQACEGFERENALGIPIHAPHRNYRDRNHKPEVHAAQSGFWMLHGFRPLEQISAWMESRPEARGVMPEFPARLREAADDRQRRAALLRELYTHIMHLPQERVDELLDQLLERLEKTGPWPPETPEHWALRAAREFPLPGGRRDRGIFSIFLLNLVQLRPGQGTYQPAGVLHAYLQGTTVELMANSDNVLRGGLTPKHVDVAELLRVVRFEDGPVEVLEGEPDGGDERVYRTEAEDFELSSIVLEGAAAVRETRGPEILLVMEGAGAATAGARRLELRRGEAVLAGAGVRWEFRAEGRAAVWRAKTGLAG